In Helicobacter ibis, a genomic segment contains:
- the rpsJ gene encoding 30S ribosomal protein S10, with translation MEKIRLKLKAYDHRVLDRSIVSIVEAVKRTGAEIRGPIPLPTKKRRYTVLKSPHINKDSREQFEIRVHTRIIDIVSATPETVDSLTKLDMAPEVDVEVRSMGQ, from the coding sequence ATGGAAAAAATTAGATTAAAATTAAAAGCTTATGATCATAGGGTGCTTGACCGCTCTATCGTGTCTATTGTAGAGGCTGTTAAAAGAACAGGAGCTGAAATAAGAGGTCCTATTCCATTGCCTACAAAAAAGAGAAGATACACAGTTTTGAAATCTCCTCACATCAATAAAGATTCAAGAGAGCAGTTTGAAATTCGTGTTCACACTAGAATCATAGATATCGTTTCTGCTACACCTGAAACCGTAGATAGTCTAACAAAGCTAGATATGGCACCAGAAGTGGATGTAGAAGTGCGTTCAATGGGTCAATAA
- the rplC gene encoding 50S ribosomal protein L3, which yields MEFLVEKIGMSRTIAKPSIPVTLLKVKQVKVCEVLGNNRAIVSYQQGKTINKSIMGQQKKYSLSKEFNRFMTIDVSNTEAGDLDLSGLESAKRVKVSFNTKGRGFSGVMKRWNFQGGPGAHGSRFHRAPGSIGNREWPGRVQPGKKMAGHYGNEKVTVQNEIVSFDKEQGVLVLKGSVPGFNGAFGKIKVVK from the coding sequence ATGGAATTTTTAGTAGAAAAAATTGGAATGAGTAGAACTATTGCTAAGCCTAGCATTCCAGTTACATTATTAAAGGTAAAGCAAGTTAAAGTTTGCGAAGTGTTGGGAAATAATAGAGCTATAGTTTCATATCAACAAGGTAAAACTATAAACAAATCTATCATGGGACAACAAAAGAAATATAGTCTAAGTAAAGAATTTAATAGATTTATGACTATTGATGTTAGTAACACAGAAGCTGGAGACTTGGATCTATCTGGGTTAGAATCTGCCAAGAGAGTTAAGGTATCTTTTAATACCAAAGGTAGAGGATTTAGCGGTGTTATGAAAAGATGGAATTTCCAAGGTGGTCCTGGAGCACATGGTAGTAGATTCCACAGAGCGCCGGGTTCTATAGGTAATCGTGAATGGCCGGGTCGTGTTCAACCGGGTAAGAAAATGGCAGGACATTACGGAAATGAAAAAGTAACAGTTCAAAATGAAATTGTGTCTTTTGATAAAGAGCAAGGTGTATTGGTGTTAAAAGGTTCTGTTCCGGGGTTTAATGGTGCATTTGGCAAGATAAAGGTTGTAAAATGA
- the rplD gene encoding 50S ribosomal protein L4: MSKAIILDKNLKKSGEIDLPESYKSINSHNLYLYVKSFLASIRANNALAKTRGNVSGGGKKPWSQKGGGRARAGSITSPVFVGGGVSHGPSNNRNYNLKVNKKQKKLALQYALQEKANNGTLFVVDKIQIESGRTKDAYSMFKSLEQKNTLFVSALFDEKTFLSFRNIKDCYLIDGAELNAYLVATFRSVVIEKSLFESITKED, translated from the coding sequence ATGAGTAAAGCTATTATTTTAGATAAAAATTTAAAGAAAAGCGGTGAGATTGACTTACCAGAGAGCTATAAAAGCATAAACTCTCATAACCTATACCTATATGTTAAATCTTTTTTAGCGTCAATTAGAGCTAATAATGCTTTAGCTAAAACTAGAGGTAATGTTAGCGGTGGTGGTAAAAAGCCATGGAGTCAAAAAGGTGGTGGTAGAGCTAGAGCTGGTAGTATAACTTCTCCCGTGTTCGTTGGCGGTGGTGTATCTCATGGTCCTAGCAACAATAGAAACTACAATCTAAAAGTAAATAAAAAGCAAAAAAAACTTGCATTGCAATATGCATTACAAGAAAAAGCAAATAACGGAACTTTATTTGTAGTAGATAAGATTCAAATAGAAAGCGGTAGAACAAAAGATGCTTACTCTATGTTTAAATCATTAGAGCAAAAAAATACATTATTTGTATCAGCATTATTTGATGAAAAAACTTTCTTGTCATTTAGAAATATTAAAGATTGCTATTTGATTGATGGTGCTGAGCTAAATGCGTATTTGGTTGCTACATTTAGATCGGTTGTGATTGAAAAATCGCTTTTTGAATCTATTACTAAAGAGGATTAA
- a CDS encoding 50S ribosomal protein L23, whose translation MASITDIKSIMYTEKSLQLQEQSVLVVQTSPKLSKTQLKEVFKEYFGVTPLSINSLRQSGKVKRFRGVIGKRSDFKKFYVKLPDGAKIESLAV comes from the coding sequence ATGGCAAGTATTACAGACATTAAATCAATAATGTATACAGAAAAATCTCTTCAGCTTCAAGAGCAAAGTGTCTTAGTGGTCCAAACTTCACCAAAGTTAAGCAAGACACAACTAAAAGAGGTTTTTAAAGAATATTTTGGTGTTACTCCACTTTCTATTAACTCTTTAAGACAAAGTGGAAAAGTGAAAAGATTCCGTGGCGTTATCGGCAAGAGAAGCGATTTTAAGAAATTCTATGTGAAGCTTCCAGATGGTGCTAAAATAGAATCTTTGGCAGTGTAA
- the rplB gene encoding 50S ribosomal protein L2, translating into MAIKTYKPYTPSRRFMSNLSSENITAKPSVRKLLVKLPVHAGRNNNGRITSRHKEGGAKKLYRIIDFKRNKYNIEGKVSAIEYDPYRNCRIALITYKDGEKRYIIQPSGLSVGDMVIAAEGGLDIRLGYAMKLKNIPIGTVVHNIELHPGHGGQLARSAGASAQLMGREGKYSILRMPSGEMRYILGECMATIGVVGNEDFANISIGKAGRNRHRGIRPQTRGSAMNPVDHPHGGGEGKTGSSGHPVSPWGMPAKGYKTRRKKASDKLIISRRKK; encoded by the coding sequence ATGGCAATTAAAACATATAAACCATATACGCCTAGCAGAAGGTTTATGAGCAACCTTAGTTCAGAAAACATAACTGCTAAGCCAAGTGTTAGAAAATTATTAGTAAAGCTTCCTGTTCATGCTGGAAGAAATAACAATGGTAGAATTACAAGCAGACACAAAGAGGGTGGTGCTAAGAAGCTATATAGAATTATAGACTTCAAAAGAAACAAGTATAATATAGAAGGCAAGGTAAGTGCTATAGAATACGATCCATATAGAAACTGCAGAATCGCTCTTATTACTTACAAAGATGGTGAGAAGAGATATATCATTCAGCCTAGCGGACTTAGTGTTGGTGATATGGTTATTGCAGCTGAAGGTGGGCTTGATATTAGACTTGGTTATGCTATGAAGTTAAAGAATATTCCAATAGGAACTGTTGTTCATAATATAGAATTACACCCGGGTCATGGTGGTCAGTTAGCTAGAAGTGCAGGTGCTAGTGCACAACTAATGGGTAGAGAAGGCAAGTATTCAATACTTAGAATGCCAAGTGGTGAGATGAGATACATTTTGGGTGAATGTATGGCTACAATCGGTGTTGTTGGTAATGAGGATTTTGCAAATATTTCTATTGGTAAAGCAGGAAGAAATAGACATAGAGGTATAAGACCTCAAACTAGAGGTTCTGCTATGAACCCTGTAGATCACCCACATGGTGGTGGTGAAGGTAAAACTGGTTCAAGTGGGCACCCTGTTTCTCCTTGGGGTATGCCAGCAAAAGGTTACAAAACAAGAAGAAAGAAAGCAAGCGATAAGCTTATTATTTCAAGAAGAAAAAAATAA
- the rpsS gene encoding 30S ribosomal protein S19 codes for MARSIKKGPFVDEHLMKKVIKAKETKDNKPIKTWSRRSTIIPDMIGITFNVHNGRAFVPVYVTENHVGYKLGEFAPTRTFKGHKGSVQKKIGK; via the coding sequence ATGGCTAGATCAATTAAAAAAGGTCCTTTTGTAGATGAGCATTTGATGAAGAAAGTTATCAAAGCTAAAGAAACAAAAGACAATAAACCAATTAAAACATGGTCAAGAAGAAGCACAATCATACCTGATATGATTGGAATTACTTTTAATGTTCATAATGGTAGAGCATTTGTTCCTGTGTATGTAACAGAAAACCATGTTGGCTACAAGTTAGGTGAATTTGCACCAACTAGAACTTTTAAGGGACACAAGGGAAGTGTCCAAAAGAAAATAGGTAAGTAA
- the rplV gene encoding 50S ribosomal protein L22 produces the protein MSKALLRYIRLSPTKARLIAREVQGMNAELAIASLEFMPNKAARIISKVIASAVANGGYEAENVVISSCRVDAGPVLRRFTPRARGRATPIRKPTSHILVEVTEKK, from the coding sequence ATGAGTAAAGCATTATTAAGATATATTCGCCTCTCGCCTACTAAAGCTAGACTTATAGCTAGGGAAGTGCAAGGAATGAATGCGGAACTTGCAATAGCTTCGTTAGAGTTTATGCCAAACAAAGCAGCAAGAATCATATCTAAAGTTATTGCATCAGCAGTTGCAAATGGTGGTTATGAGGCTGAAAATGTGGTTATCTCATCTTGTAGAGTGGATGCTGGTCCTGTGCTAAGAAGATTTACTCCAAGAGCTAGAGGTAGAGCTACTCCAATTAGAAAACCAACTTCACATATTTTAGTTGAAGTTACAGAAAAGAAATAA
- the rpsC gene encoding 30S ribosomal protein S3 → MGQKVNPIGLRLGINRNWESRWFPSFADAPQNIAEDHKIRKFLKKELYYAGVSDILIERTAKKIRVTVVAARPGIIIGKKGADVEKLKDSLKKIVNKDIFINIKEVKKPQSNAQLAAESVATQLERRVAFRRAMKKVMQGAIKSGAKGIKVKVSGRLAGAEMARTEWYMEGRIPLHTLRAKIDYGFAEALTTYGNIGVKVWIFKGEVLQKGFHNEKQHEESEDKARPARKRRGQ, encoded by the coding sequence ATGGGTCAAAAAGTTAATCCAATAGGTCTAAGACTTGGAATCAATAGAAATTGGGAATCTAGATGGTTTCCTTCATTTGCTGATGCACCACAAAATATAGCTGAAGACCACAAAATTAGAAAATTCCTAAAAAAAGAGCTTTACTATGCTGGTGTTAGTGATATTCTAATTGAAAGAACAGCAAAGAAAATAAGAGTAACAGTTGTTGCTGCAAGACCGGGTATTATCATAGGCAAGAAGGGTGCTGATGTAGAAAAGCTAAAAGATTCTTTAAAGAAAATAGTAAATAAAGATATTTTTATTAATATTAAAGAAGTTAAAAAGCCACAAAGTAATGCACAATTAGCTGCTGAGAGTGTAGCTACTCAACTTGAAAGAAGGGTTGCTTTTAGAAGAGCTATGAAAAAAGTTATGCAGGGTGCTATAAAATCTGGTGCTAAGGGAATTAAAGTTAAAGTCTCTGGTAGATTAGCAGGTGCAGAGATGGCTAGAACAGAGTGGTATATGGAGGGCAGAATCCCACTTCATACACTAAGAGCAAAGATAGATTATGGCTTTGCTGAAGCACTTACTACTTATGGAAATATAGGTGTTAAAGTATGGATATTTAAAGGTGAAGTGTTGCAAAAAGGTTTCCATAATGAAAAGCAACATGAAGAATCTGAAGATAAAGCTAGACCAGCTAGAAAAAGAAGGGGGCAATAA
- the rplP gene encoding 50S ribosomal protein L16, translated as MLMPKRTKYRKQMKGRNRGKAFRGNSLAFGEYGIKAIEHGRIDSRQIEAARIAMTRATKRTGMVWIRVFPDKPLTAKPLETRMGKGKGAVDKWVMNIKPGRIIYEMGSVDEALARHALSLAQSKLPFKTKIVTREGENEIY; from the coding sequence ATGTTAATGCCAAAAAGAACAAAATATAGAAAGCAAATGAAAGGCAGAAATAGAGGAAAAGCTTTTCGCGGTAATTCGTTGGCTTTTGGTGAATATGGCATAAAAGCTATTGAACATGGAAGAATCGATTCTCGCCAAATTGAAGCAGCTCGTATTGCTATGACGCGTGCTACAAAAAGAACGGGAATGGTTTGGATTAGAGTATTCCCAGATAAACCACTAACTGCTAAACCTCTTGAAACTCGTATGGGTAAAGGTAAAGGTGCAGTTGATAAGTGGGTTATGAATATTAAGCCGGGAAGAATCATATATGAAATGGGTAGCGTTGATGAGGCACTAGCTAGACATGCTTTATCTCTAGCACAAAGCAAACTCCCTTTTAAAACAAAAATTGTAACTAGAGAGGGCGAAAATGAAATATACTGA
- the rpmC gene encoding 50S ribosomal protein L29: MKYTDINTKNIEELNSLLKEKESLMFELRLKLKTMQLTNSSEIRVVRKDIARIKTALNEKRRA; this comes from the coding sequence ATGAAATATACTGATATTAATACAAAAAATATAGAAGAGTTAAATAGTCTTTTAAAAGAGAAAGAATCTTTAATGTTTGAATTAAGATTAAAATTAAAAACTATGCAACTTACAAATTCAAGTGAAATAAGAGTGGTTAGAAAAGACATAGCTAGAATCAAAACTGCTCTTAATGAAAAAAGGAGGGCATAA
- the rpsQ gene encoding 30S ribosomal protein S17, with translation MATKSEPHKRIIAGRVVAKSGDKSVAVLVERRVIHPKYRKIVKRFKKYIVHDENNSVKVGDVIEAIECKPISKRKAFTLHNVVSVGVEL, from the coding sequence ATGGCAACTAAAAGTGAGCCACATAAGAGAATAATTGCCGGCAGAGTAGTTGCTAAGTCTGGTGATAAAAGTGTAGCTGTTCTTGTTGAGAGAAGAGTTATACACCCAAAATATAGAAAAATAGTTAAGAGATTCAAAAAGTATATAGTGCATGATGAGAACAATAGCGTTAAAGTTGGTGATGTTATTGAGGCAATCGAGTGTAAGCCAATTTCAAAAAGAAAGGCATTTACATTGCATAATGTTGTATCTGTAGGAGTTGAGCTATGA
- the rplN gene encoding 50S ribosomal protein L14, giving the protein MIQSFTRLNVADNSGAKEVMCIKVLGGSKRRYATIGDVIVVSVKKALPNGKVKKGQVVKAVVVRTKKEIHREDGALIRFDDNAAVILDSKKEPIGTRIFGPVGREIRYANFMKIVSLAPEVL; this is encoded by the coding sequence ATGATCCAAAGTTTTACTAGATTAAATGTTGCTGATAATAGTGGTGCAAAAGAAGTTATGTGCATCAAAGTTCTAGGTGGTAGCAAAAGAAGATATGCTACTATTGGAGATGTTATTGTTGTTTCTGTTAAAAAAGCACTTCCAAATGGCAAGGTAAAAAAAGGTCAAGTTGTAAAGGCTGTTGTTGTTAGAACAAAAAAAGAAATCCATAGAGAAGATGGTGCTTTAATTAGGTTTGATGATAATGCAGCAGTTATCCTAGATAGCAAAAAAGAACCTATCGGAACTCGTATTTTTGGACCAGTTGGTAGAGAGATTCGTTATGCTAATTTTATGAAAATAGTTTCACTAGCACCGGAGGTATTGTAA
- the rplX gene encoding 50S ribosomal protein L24 → MVKCKIKKGDMVEVITGDDKGKKAKVLRVLPKNSQVVVEGCKVAKKAVKPSDKNPKGGFISKEMPIHISNVKKAED, encoded by the coding sequence ATGGTTAAATGCAAAATTAAAAAAGGTGATATGGTAGAAGTTATTACCGGTGATGATAAGGGCAAGAAAGCTAAGGTTTTGCGTGTATTGCCAAAAAATTCTCAAGTTGTTGTTGAGGGTTGCAAGGTAGCAAAAAAAGCAGTAAAACCAAGTGATAAGAATCCAAAAGGTGGTTTTATTAGCAAAGAAATGCCTATTCATATTTCAAATGTTAAAAAAGCGGAGGATTAA
- the rplE gene encoding 50S ribosomal protein L5, with amino-acid sequence MFQLKAAYKNEIRAKLAKELDIKNPMLLPKLDKIVISVGAGMYAKDTKIMQNIADTISLIAGQKAVITSAKKSVAGFKMREGMPIGVKVTLRGNQMYNFLEKLIVIALPRVKDFRGIPRNGFDGRGNYSFGINEQLIFPEVVYDDIMVSHGMNVTFVTSATNDKDAFALLESFGLPFAKGRVNG; translated from the coding sequence ATGTTTCAACTAAAAGCCGCATATAAAAATGAGATTAGAGCAAAGTTGGCAAAAGAGCTTGATATAAAAAATCCTATGCTATTACCAAAGCTTGATAAGATAGTTATTAGTGTTGGTGCTGGTATGTATGCAAAGGATACTAAAATCATGCAAAACATAGCAGATACGATTTCTTTGATTGCTGGACAAAAGGCAGTTATTACTTCTGCTAAGAAATCTGTTGCAGGTTTTAAAATGAGAGAAGGTATGCCAATTGGTGTTAAGGTTACTCTAAGAGGCAATCAAATGTATAACTTTTTAGAGAAGTTAATTGTTATTGCATTACCTAGAGTTAAAGACTTTAGAGGTATTCCTAGAAATGGGTTTGATGGTAGAGGGAATTATAGTTTTGGTATTAATGAGCAACTTATTTTCCCTGAAGTAGTTTATGATGATATTATGGTAAGTCATGGTATGAATGTAACTTTTGTTACTAGTGCTACAAACGATAAAGATGCGTTTGCTTTACTAGAATCTTTTGGCTTACCTTTTGCAAAAGGAAGAGTAAATGGCTAA
- a CDS encoding type Z 30S ribosomal protein S14 encodes MAKKSMIAKAARKPKFKVRAYTRCSICGRPHSVYRDFGICRVCLRKMGNEGLIPGLRKASW; translated from the coding sequence ATGGCTAAGAAATCTATGATTGCTAAAGCGGCTAGAAAGCCTAAATTTAAAGTTAGAGCATATACTAGATGCTCTATTTGTGGAAGACCACATTCTGTTTATAGAGATTTTGGTATTTGCCGTGTTTGTCTTCGAAAAATGGGTAATGAGGGTTTGATACCCGGACTTAGAAAAGCAAGTTGGTAA
- the rpsH gene encoding 30S ribosomal protein S8 encodes MVNDIIADSLTRIRNASMRRLDTTTLYYAKVVVSILDVFQAKGFIEGYKVVEKDKKQSINVVLKYDERGRSVISEITRISKPGRRVYKARNELKRFKNGYGTIVVSTSKGVIANDEAYKANVGGEALCSIW; translated from the coding sequence ATGGTAAATGATATTATTGCAGATTCATTAACAAGAATTAGAAATGCAAGCATGAGAAGATTGGACACGACTACTTTGTATTATGCAAAAGTTGTTGTGTCTATTTTAGATGTATTTCAGGCTAAGGGATTCATTGAGGGCTATAAGGTTGTTGAAAAAGATAAAAAGCAATCGATTAATGTTGTTTTAAAATACGATGAAAGAGGTCGTTCAGTTATCAGCGAAATAACTAGAATCTCAAAACCCGGAAGAAGAGTGTATAAGGCTAGAAATGAATTAAAAAGATTCAAAAATGGCTATGGAACAATTGTGGTTAGCACTTCTAAGGGTGTTATCGCAAATGATGAAGCTTATAAAGCCAATGTAGGTGGCGAAGCTTTATGTAGTATTTGGTAG
- the rplF gene encoding 50S ribosomal protein L6: protein MSRVGKKPISIPSAVSVSIEGSKIVFKNSKLTKELETYNRVGIEFKDGSLSFSLNGNSAQDRAYWGTYRALANNIVIGLTDGFTKQLEINGVGYKAAIKGKVLELALGFSHPINYDIPDGVEIVVDKNLITIKGSDKQQIGQIAAEIREFRPPEPYKGKGVKYVEEHIIRKAGKTSKK from the coding sequence ATGTCAAGAGTTGGAAAAAAACCTATTAGCATTCCAAGTGCTGTATCTGTTAGTATAGAAGGAAGCAAAATAGTTTTTAAGAATAGTAAGCTAACAAAAGAGTTGGAGACTTACAATCGTGTTGGTATTGAATTTAAAGATGGCAGTTTAAGCTTTTCTCTAAATGGCAATAGTGCACAAGATAGAGCTTATTGGGGAACTTATAGAGCTTTAGCAAATAATATTGTAATAGGTTTAACAGATGGTTTCACAAAGCAATTAGAGATAAATGGTGTTGGTTATAAAGCTGCTATTAAGGGCAAGGTTTTAGAATTAGCATTAGGTTTTTCTCATCCTATAAATTATGATATTCCAGATGGTGTAGAGATCGTTGTTGATAAGAATCTTATAACAATAAAAGGTTCTGATAAGCAACAAATAGGTCAAATCGCAGCTGAAATTAGAGAGTTTAGACCACCAGAACCATACAAAGGCAAGGGTGTGAAATATGTAGAAGAGCATATTATCCGCAAAGCTGGTAAAACTTCTAAAAAATAA
- the rplR gene encoding 50S ribosomal protein L18, with amino-acid sequence MTSKIIKRKRSLRIKRKLRIRSRIHGDSITPRLSIFRSNRYFYAQAIDDVNGVTLASVDGKKMGLKNNKDDVKKIASSLADSLKKAKIEKVIFDRNGYLYHGVVASFADSLRENGISL; translated from the coding sequence ATGACAAGTAAAATCATTAAACGAAAAAGAAGTTTGAGAATTAAAAGAAAGTTAAGGATTCGCTCTAGAATACATGGTGATTCTATAACCCCTAGATTAAGTATTTTTCGCTCAAATAGATATTTCTACGCACAGGCTATTGACGATGTAAATGGTGTAACTTTAGCTAGTGTTGATGGTAAGAAAATGGGTCTAAAAAACAATAAAGATGATGTAAAGAAAATAGCTTCTTCTCTGGCTGATAGCTTGAAAAAGGCAAAGATTGAAAAGGTTATTTTTGATAGAAATGGATATTTATATCATGGTGTTGTTGCAAGTTTTGCAGATTCGCTTCGCGAAAATGGAATTAGTTTGTAG
- the rpsE gene encoding 30S ribosomal protein S5 produces the protein MEINREDFKEVVVNIGRVTKVVKGGRRFRFNALVVVGNKDGLVGFGLGKAKEVPDAIKKAIDDAFKNIIKINIKGTTIAHDVQEKYNSSIILLKPASEGTGVIAGGSVRPVLEMAGIKDILTKSLGSNNPYNVVRATIDALAKVKA, from the coding sequence ATGGAAATTAATAGAGAAGATTTTAAAGAAGTTGTTGTAAATATAGGGCGTGTTACTAAGGTTGTAAAAGGTGGTAGAAGATTTAGATTCAATGCTTTAGTAGTAGTTGGTAATAAAGATGGTCTTGTTGGGTTTGGACTTGGCAAGGCTAAGGAAGTTCCAGATGCTATAAAAAAGGCTATTGATGATGCTTTTAAAAATATTATTAAAATAAATATAAAGGGCACTACAATAGCACATGATGTCCAAGAAAAATACAATTCTAGTATTATTTTATTGAAGCCTGCTAGTGAGGGTACTGGAGTGATTGCAGGTGGTTCTGTAAGACCAGTTTTAGAAATGGCAGGAATCAAAGATATTCTTACAAAATCGCTTGGTTCAAATAATCCTTACAATGTTGTAAGAGCAACAATTGATGCATTGGCTAAAGTAAAAGCATAA
- the rplO gene encoding 50S ribosomal protein L15 → MGLENLAPAKGSVKKIKRVGRGQGSGMGKTSTRGGKGQTARTGSKQKRGFEGGQQPLQRRLPKVGFKSRVVKPYVINVETIKGIDSLSEITFESIRTIHKFPTYTNKIKLIGANAKNLASKIKDERISTSGQK, encoded by the coding sequence ATGGGTTTAGAGAATTTGGCTCCTGCAAAAGGTAGTGTAAAGAAAATTAAAAGAGTTGGTAGAGGTCAAGGTAGCGGTATGGGAAAAACCTCTACAAGAGGTGGCAAGGGACAAACTGCTAGAACTGGTTCAAAACAAAAAAGAGGTTTTGAAGGTGGTCAGCAACCATTGCAAAGAAGATTGCCTAAAGTTGGTTTTAAAAGCAGGGTTGTAAAACCTTATGTTATTAATGTTGAAACAATAAAGGGTATAGATTCTTTGAGTGAAATAACATTTGAAAGTATAAGAACAATACATAAATTCCCTACTTATACAAACAAGATAAAGTTAATAGGAGCTAATGCTAAAAATCTTGCTTCTAAAATTAAAGATGAGAGAATTAGTACAAGCGGACAAAAATAA